In Deinococcus fonticola, a single window of DNA contains:
- the rplV gene encoding 50S ribosomal protein L22, with the protein MTASDTAQLKTASRKNEAAGVRNKKQRKQEVKLRKPGFAVAKYVRMSPRKVRLVVDVIRGKSVQDAEDLLRFIPRSASEPVAKVLNSAKHNALHNDDMLEDRLYIKEAYVDAGPTLKRLIPRARGSANILKKRTSHITIIVAEKGAK; encoded by the coding sequence ATGACCGCTTCCGACACCGCCCAACTCAAGACTGCCAGCCGCAAGAACGAAGCGGCAGGCGTGCGCAACAAGAAGCAGCGCAAGCAGGAGGTCAAACTCCGCAAGCCCGGTTTCGCCGTCGCCAAGTACGTCCGCATGTCGCCCCGCAAGGTGCGACTGGTCGTCGACGTGATTCGCGGCAAGAGCGTTCAGGACGCCGAAGACCTGCTGCGCTTCATTCCCCGCAGCGCTTCTGAGCCGGTCGCCAAGGTGCTGAACAGCGCCAAGCACAACGCCCTGCACAACGATGACATGCTAGAAGACCGCCTGTACATCAAAGAAGCGTACGTGGACGCCGGCCCGACCCTCAAGCGCCTGATTCCCCGCGCCCGTGGCAGCGCCAACATCCTGAAGAAGCGCACCAGCCACATCACGATTATTGTCGCCGAGAAGGGAGCCAAATAA
- the rpsS gene encoding 30S ribosomal protein S19, whose protein sequence is MPRSLKKGPFVDDHLLEKVDAQNEARTKKVIKTWSRRSTIVPEMIGHTIAVHNGKQHVPVFVNEQMIGHKLGEFSPTRTYRGHGADKNAKGSKKK, encoded by the coding sequence ATGCCTCGTAGCCTGAAGAAAGGCCCGTTCGTGGATGATCACCTCCTGGAGAAGGTGGACGCTCAGAACGAAGCCCGCACCAAGAAAGTCATCAAGACCTGGAGCCGCCGCTCCACCATCGTTCCCGAGATGATCGGCCACACCATCGCCGTCCACAACGGCAAGCAGCACGTGCCGGTGTTCGTGAACGAGCAGATGATCGGCCACAAGCTCGGCGAGTTCTCGCCCACCCGCACCTACCGCGGCCACGGCGCGGACAAGAACGCCAAGGGGAGCAAGAAGAAATGA
- the rplB gene encoding 50S ribosomal protein L2: MAVKKYRPYTPSRRQMTTADFSGLTKKRPEKALTEAKPKSGGRNNRGRITSRFIGGGHKKLYRIIDFKRRDKAGVVAKVAAIEYDPNRSARIALLHYADGEKRYILAPEGLTVGASVNAGPEAEPKLGNALPLRFVPVGAVVHSVELVPGKGAQLARSAGTSVSVQGKESDYVILRLPSGELRRIHSECYATIGVVGNSEHKNIVIGKAGRSRWLGRKPHQRGSAMNPVDHPHGGGEGRTSAGRVPVTPWGQPTKGLKTRKKRKISDRFIVTRRK; encoded by the coding sequence GCCGTCAAGAAATACCGTCCCTACACCCCCAGTCGTCGCCAGATGACGACGGCGGACTTCAGTGGACTGACCAAGAAGCGCCCCGAGAAGGCGCTGACCGAAGCCAAGCCCAAGAGCGGCGGACGCAACAACCGTGGCCGCATCACCAGCCGCTTCATCGGCGGGGGCCACAAGAAGCTCTACCGCATCATCGACTTCAAGCGCCGTGACAAGGCTGGCGTGGTCGCCAAGGTCGCCGCCATCGAGTACGATCCCAACCGCAGCGCCCGCATTGCCCTGCTGCACTACGCCGACGGCGAGAAGCGTTACATCCTGGCTCCCGAAGGCCTGACTGTGGGCGCAAGCGTGAACGCCGGCCCCGAAGCCGAACCCAAACTCGGCAACGCCCTGCCCCTGCGTTTCGTGCCGGTCGGTGCGGTGGTACACAGCGTCGAACTGGTGCCCGGTAAAGGCGCCCAACTGGCCCGCAGCGCCGGTACCAGCGTCAGCGTTCAGGGTAAGGAAAGCGATTACGTGATCCTGCGCCTGCCCAGCGGCGAACTGCGCCGCATTCACAGCGAGTGCTACGCCACCATCGGCGTCGTGGGCAACAGCGAGCACAAGAACATCGTGATCGGTAAAGCCGGTCGCAGCCGCTGGCTGGGCCGCAAACCGCACCAGCGCGGCAGCGCCATGAACCCCGTGGATCACCCCCACGGCGGTGGTGAAGGCCGCACCAGCGCCGGTCGCGTGCCCGTCACCCCCTGGGGCCAGCCCACCAAGGGCCTCAAGACCCGCAAGAAACGCAAGATTTCTGACCGTTTCATCGTCACCCGTCGCAAGTAA